A window of Cohnella herbarum contains these coding sequences:
- a CDS encoding cyclase family protein gives MPTIYDISMTIEESMQVWKNYEQKKPKITNVQNHDEGKPHESLLSMNVHTGTHVDAPLHMLAGGDTIETIPLERLVGPARVLDLTHVKEFITKEDLEPFAIQRGERILFKTSSSFSEDFLMDFVFLREDGAKYLADIGIGLVATDALGIERAQAEYPTHRTLMRNDVIIVEGVRLKEVAAGNYSLVIAPLKLTGIDASPARAFLMA, from the coding sequence ATGCCTACAATTTACGATATCAGCATGACGATAGAAGAAAGCATGCAAGTATGGAAAAACTACGAGCAGAAAAAACCGAAGATCACGAACGTTCAGAATCACGATGAAGGCAAGCCGCATGAAAGCCTGCTCTCGATGAACGTTCATACGGGGACGCACGTGGATGCTCCGCTTCATATGCTTGCAGGCGGGGATACGATCGAAACGATTCCGTTGGAACGTCTTGTCGGACCGGCTAGAGTTCTTGATCTAACCCATGTGAAGGAATTCATCACGAAGGAAGATCTCGAACCGTTCGCGATCCAACGCGGGGAGAGAATTCTATTCAAGACTTCGAGTTCGTTCTCGGAGGACTTCTTAATGGATTTCGTCTTCTTGCGCGAAGACGGCGCGAAGTATTTGGCGGATATCGGAATCGGTTTAGTCGCGACCGATGCGCTTGGAATCGAACGCGCGCAAGCGGAATATCCGACGCATCGTACGCTCATGCGCAATGACGTCATCATTGTCGAAGGCGTGAGATTGAAAGAGGTAGCGGCAGGCAATTATTCGCTCGTTATCGCTCCGCTTAAACTTACCGGCATCGATGCTTCTCCAGCTCGCGCTTTCTTGATGGCGTAG
- a CDS encoding methyl-accepting chemotaxis protein gives MFNKTLFKATVGKKLYSAFVAVFALVFVFGAIGIRSMSSIQDKTSEITDNWLIGFEQIRSIDYSVEHVLRLAMKIMIEPDKNQVSQMNDEIKEHFAKVDQLLKDYEPRITSEEQRGFYNELNKKWETFQILHEQFLVNSMSVDIVKGAGDKDEVILNALRATEITHVQLQRQLSSLIEINRQGTANASEESQSVYDWSVTFFIGLTFAIVLLSSVLAFFIIRNITKPVRQASRTLERVSSGDFSVEPITVPNKDEIGDLVASLNNMTKDIRHLVSQVTDTTNQVALSSENLSVKSDITYRASNQIAEAIQTIASGSQLQVHSTSDSSKAMENISIGIQQIAATTALISESASETTRSAVSGNETIQQAVTQIGHVSRSFSGFAEDIRDLNQLADEIGGIIAIITGLSNQTNILSLNAAIEAARAGEHGKGFSVISEEIRQLSNQTRFAAEKTRAMITNIQERIEHAFEGITSGVKDIDIGYQKVSYAGKSFEGIVSSAERVSGQTQETAAISEQMSAASEQVAASLMELARIAQDSYEGTRSVAIHSADQRMSAEEMSSLAEQLKKSSQALQQLVGKFSV, from the coding sequence ATGTTCAACAAGACCTTATTCAAAGCTACCGTAGGCAAGAAACTGTATTCGGCGTTCGTTGCCGTGTTTGCGCTCGTGTTCGTGTTCGGGGCGATCGGAATTCGCAGCATGAGTTCAATTCAGGACAAAACGAGCGAAATTACCGACAATTGGCTGATCGGCTTCGAACAAATCCGCTCCATCGATTACTCGGTCGAGCACGTACTCAGATTGGCCATGAAAATTATGATTGAACCGGACAAAAACCAAGTCTCTCAAATGAACGACGAAATTAAAGAACACTTCGCGAAGGTCGACCAATTGCTAAAAGACTACGAGCCGCGGATAACATCGGAAGAACAACGGGGGTTTTATAACGAGCTTAATAAGAAGTGGGAAACGTTTCAAATCCTGCACGAGCAATTTCTCGTCAATTCCATGTCTGTAGACATCGTTAAAGGAGCCGGCGACAAAGATGAAGTCATCTTGAATGCGTTGAGGGCCACTGAGATAACTCATGTACAACTTCAGCGGCAGCTGAGTTCCTTGATCGAAATCAACCGCCAAGGAACTGCCAACGCAAGCGAGGAAAGCCAAAGCGTATACGATTGGAGCGTTACGTTCTTTATCGGACTAACTTTCGCAATCGTGCTGCTCTCCTCCGTTCTTGCCTTCTTCATCATCCGTAATATTACGAAACCCGTACGACAAGCTTCGCGTACGCTCGAGCGTGTCTCCTCGGGCGATTTCTCGGTTGAGCCGATTACGGTTCCGAACAAAGACGAGATCGGAGACTTGGTTGCTTCACTGAACAACATGACCAAGGATATTAGACATCTCGTCTCGCAAGTAACCGATACGACGAACCAAGTCGCTTTGTCGTCGGAGAACCTTTCAGTGAAATCCGACATCACTTATCGGGCAAGCAACCAAATCGCCGAGGCGATTCAAACGATCGCTTCCGGTTCCCAACTGCAAGTACACAGCACGTCGGACAGCAGCAAAGCGATGGAGAATATCTCCATCGGCATCCAACAGATTGCCGCTACGACGGCGTTAATCTCGGAATCGGCTTCTGAAACGACCCGCAGCGCCGTTTCGGGCAATGAAACGATCCAGCAGGCCGTTACTCAGATTGGACATGTCAGTCGATCGTTCTCCGGCTTCGCGGAAGATATCCGAGACCTGAACCAGCTGGCGGACGAGATTGGCGGCATCATTGCGATTATCACGGGCTTATCGAATCAGACCAATATCCTTTCCTTGAACGCGGCGATCGAGGCGGCGCGAGCTGGAGAACATGGCAAAGGATTTAGCGTCATTTCTGAGGAAATTCGGCAATTATCCAACCAAACCCGGTTTGCCGCGGAGAAGACGAGAGCGATGATCACGAACATTCAAGAACGGATCGAGCACGCGTTCGAAGGTATTACTTCGGGAGTCAAAGACATCGATATCGGTTACCAAAAGGTCTCGTACGCTGGAAAATCGTTTGAAGGCATCGTGAGCTCCGCGGAAAGAGTATCCGGCCAGACTCAGGAAACAGCCGCGATCTCGGAGCAAATGTCCGCCGCATCCGAACAGGTAGCCGCCTCTCTTATGGAGTTGGCCCGAATCGCTCAAGATTCATACGAAGGCACCCGCTCGGTCGCCATCCATTCAGCGGATCAAAGAATGTCCGCGGAAGAAATGTCCTCTCTTGCCGAGCAGCTTAAAAAGTCTTCGCAAGCGCTGCAGCAACTAGTCGGCAAATTTTCAGTTTAA
- a CDS encoding YhbD family protein gives MERELISKKELLDEKGISYGQLYRWKRKQLIPEEWFIRKSTFTGQETFFPKDLILSRIDKIMNMKEDLSLDELADKLSPLLPEYELRKSEFEKRNIVSQVVLQRFASSDEAATVYSFERLLYFYVVDKLLLAGEMSMEEGDQLLQTLRDHFPKFGDKPCDLVFVRKMGVSSFALLSVPSEIYYESGVKLIARLSLVECIERLKGNLI, from the coding sequence ATGGAACGGGAGTTAATATCCAAGAAGGAACTGTTGGACGAAAAGGGCATCTCCTACGGTCAATTGTACCGTTGGAAACGTAAACAGCTTATTCCAGAGGAGTGGTTTATTCGGAAATCCACTTTTACGGGCCAGGAGACGTTTTTTCCTAAAGATTTGATCCTATCGCGAATCGATAAAATAATGAATATGAAGGAAGATTTATCGTTAGATGAATTGGCAGATAAGTTATCTCCGCTCTTGCCGGAGTATGAGTTGCGGAAATCCGAGTTTGAGAAACGGAACATTGTTTCGCAAGTGGTGCTTCAACGATTCGCTTCATCGGATGAGGCTGCGACCGTGTACTCTTTCGAAAGGCTGCTCTATTTCTATGTTGTCGATAAGCTGCTTCTTGCGGGCGAAATGAGCATGGAGGAAGGAGACCAACTGCTTCAGACGTTACGCGATCATTTTCCGAAATTCGGCGATAAGCCTTGCGATCTCGTATTTGTCCGGAAGATGGGGGTCTCCTCGTTCGCTCTCCTCTCGGTTCCATCGGAAATCTATTACGAGAGCGGAGTGAAGCTCATTGCGCGGTTATCTCTTGTCGAGTGCATCGAACGATTAAAAGGAAATTTGATATAG
- a CDS encoding cell shape determination protein CcmA, whose product MESINRLDLNIDGVSTASGGDYGKVKIDGVGTVEGDVIAEIFDSNGITKVRGNLRTGEMDSDGIIKIYGHLSAGYSVVDGNLKVIGSVKAERFKVNGVLNVGEDCEIEDLDMEGAFDVQGLLNVGKMNVRLHGKGKVKEIGGENIQVRRVRRSVWGKMVTWMLPKFSPELHTASIEGDDIDLEYTLADVVRGNRVVIGKGCNIGTVEYRTELKVYPGAKIGKEVKTGG is encoded by the coding sequence ATGGAGTCGATAAACAGGCTTGATTTGAACATCGACGGGGTAAGTACCGCTAGCGGCGGCGATTACGGAAAAGTAAAGATCGATGGGGTCGGAACGGTCGAGGGGGATGTGATTGCCGAGATCTTCGACTCTAACGGGATAACGAAGGTTCGGGGAAATCTTCGGACGGGCGAGATGGATAGCGACGGGATCATAAAGATCTACGGTCATTTATCCGCGGGATATTCGGTCGTGGACGGTAATCTGAAAGTTATCGGCTCGGTCAAAGCGGAGAGATTCAAAGTAAACGGCGTGTTGAATGTCGGCGAGGATTGCGAGATCGAGGATTTGGACATGGAAGGCGCATTCGATGTTCAAGGTTTGCTGAATGTTGGCAAGATGAACGTCAGATTGCACGGTAAGGGGAAGGTCAAGGAAATAGGAGGCGAAAACATTCAAGTACGACGCGTAAGGCGAAGCGTATGGGGCAAGATGGTCACTTGGATGCTGCCAAAGTTCAGTCCCGAGTTGCATACGGCGTCCATAGAAGGGGACGACATCGATCTGGAATATACGCTGGCGGATGTCGTCAGAGGAAACCGGGTCGTAATCGGCAAAGGTTGCAACATCGGTACGGTTGAGTATCGCACGGAGCTGAAAGTATATCCGGGCGCAAAAATCGGCAAAGAGGTGAAGACGGGTGGCTGA
- a CDS encoding bactofilin — protein MAENSRRDLKMIGTTTSAGGTFGNVKLIGESLLAGDVDCLKLSNIGELVVNGNLRAERLKMTGECEVHGSFTALTVRGRGEIKVRQKMRGESVKYTGNIEAGGDCEANSLELSGAFGVSGLLSADRLDVKMFGHCRAKEIGGTKLRVKRSKTSRLLNLVQSKERPMLNADQIEGDTVELEYTIAGIVRGNNVTIGAGCEIGFVEYRDKLNVHNSATVKKFVRL, from the coding sequence GTGGCTGAGAATAGCAGGCGTGATCTGAAGATGATCGGTACGACGACCTCGGCGGGAGGAACGTTCGGCAACGTTAAGCTAATCGGAGAAAGCTTATTGGCCGGAGACGTCGATTGTCTGAAGCTATCCAACATCGGAGAGCTAGTCGTAAACGGCAATTTACGGGCGGAACGGTTGAAAATGACCGGAGAGTGCGAAGTGCATGGAAGCTTTACCGCTCTAACGGTTCGGGGACGAGGAGAGATCAAGGTTCGGCAGAAAATGCGCGGCGAGAGCGTGAAGTACACCGGCAATATCGAAGCGGGAGGAGATTGCGAAGCCAACTCGTTAGAGCTTAGCGGCGCATTCGGCGTATCGGGTTTGCTAAGCGCCGATCGGTTGGACGTTAAGATGTTTGGGCATTGCCGAGCGAAGGAAATAGGCGGAACCAAGCTTCGCGTTAAACGCAGTAAAACATCGAGGTTGTTAAACCTCGTGCAGTCCAAAGAACGGCCGATGTTGAACGCGGATCAGATCGAGGGCGATACCGTGGAGCTGGAATATACGATAGCCGGCATCGTGCGAGGGAATAACGTCACGATCGGCGCGGGTTGCGAGATTGGATTCGTGGAATACAGAGATAAGCTGAACGTTCACAACAGTGCTACCGTTAAGAAATTCGTACGGCTATAG